A window of Castanea sativa cultivar Marrone di Chiusa Pesio chromosome 1, ASM4071231v1 contains these coding sequences:
- the LOC142626999 gene encoding uncharacterized protein LOC142626999, whose protein sequence is MIINHKNIVTMHISRWFSDLDWRFLFLVIPPLSLFLFISLSSTPNNPFSSFAPIRDFIISHAFAPPPQPNNVTSVTNSNSSVTNGTNSAGTQSWWRKRKDELDRSRMAVCLVGGARRFELTGPSIVEKILKVYPNSDLFLHSPLDQNSFKFSLLKSAPRLASVRIFEPKTLPETESQLRVLTAANSPNGIQGLLQYFNLVEGCLTMIKAYQEEKKFKYDWIVRTRVDGYWNAPLDPRNFVPGKYLVPPGSTFGGLNDRLGIGDFNTSTVALSRLALIPKLDSAGNRQLNSETSFKAQLSTLGVPYIAKRLPFCIVSDRKYSFPPSSYGVPVAAISSPGPLSGAKCRPCTPACQDTCVANVMLSLYKWWSWTNWRNGTLQLCDAHGDWEKGWEKIFDRAAGKKLAESRKRVKKMKLKQCVDDFKEMKKKRSGSWESPEVEVMCRVGLGLGPK, encoded by the exons AtgataataaaccataaaaacatCGTCACCATGCATATTTCGAGATGGTTTTCAGATCTTGATTGGCGTTTTCTCTTTTTGGTAAtcccacctctctctctttttctcttcatttctctctcttccaccCCCAACAATCCGTTTTCCTCTTTTGCCCCTATCCGAGATTTTATCATCAGCCACGCCTTTGCGCCACCACCGCAACCTAACAACGTAACGTCCGTCACCAATTCGAATTCTTCGGTGACAAATGGGACAAACTCGGCGGGGACTCAGTCGTGGTGGAGGAAGAGGAAGGACGAGTTGGATCGGTCGAGAATGGCggtttgtttggttggtggGGCCCGGAGGTTCGAGCTAACCGGACCGTCCATTGTGGAGAAGATTCTTAAAGTGTATCCGAATTCGGATCTTTTTTTGCACAGTCCATTGGACCAAAACTCGTTCAAGTTCTCGCTTTTGAAAAGTGCTCCTAGACTCGCCTCGGTTCGAATCTTTGAGCCCAAGACCTTGCCGGAAACCGAGTCACAGCTCCGAGTCCTCACGGCGGCCAACTCGCCCAACGGCATACAG GGCCTCTTGCAATACTTCAACCTGGTGGAGGGTTGCCTAACAATGATCAAAGCGtaccaagaagaaaaaaagttcaAATACGACTGGATAGTCCGAACCCGAGTCGACGGGTACTGGAACGCCCCGCTCGACCCGAGAAACTTCGTCCCGGGCAAATACTTGGTCCCACCCGGATCCACATTCGGCGGACTCAACGACCGACTCGGAATCGGCGATTTCAACACCTCCACGGTGGCACTCTCGCGACTCGCGCTAATCCCGAAGCTCGACTCGGCCGGGAACCGCCAACTCAACTCGGAGACATCGTTCAAGGCCCAACTCAGCACCCTCGGCGTCCCTTACATCGCCAAACGCCTCCCATTCTGCATTGTGTCCGATCGGAAGTACTCGTTTCCGCCGTCCAGTTACGGCGTTCCGGTGGCGGCGATTTCGAGCCCGGGCCCACTCAGTGGGGCGAAGTGCAGGCCGTGCACGCCGGCGTGTCAAGACACGTGCGTGGCCAACGTGATGTTATCGCTTTACAAATGGTGGAGCTGGACCAACTGGAGGAACGGGACGCTTCAGCTCTGCGACGCTCATGGAGACTGGGAAAAAGGGTGGGAGAAAATTTTTGACCGAGCCGCCGGAAAAAAACTCGCTGAGTCGAGGAAGCGAGTTAAGAAGATGAAGTTGAAGCAGTGTGTGGATGATTTTaaggagatgaagaaaaagaggAGTGGGAGTTGGGAGAGTCCAGAGGTGGAGGTGATGTGTAGAGTTGGGTTGGGGTTGGGCCCAAAGTGA
- the LOC142615225 gene encoding uncharacterized protein LOC142615225, with protein MVGVFRRSLSFPNKTPNPPSKKPNSHHNRSISLPCRSHPLISQLKDKINDLKSWASEPDTRTSAWLCDGLSRLKNVHDYIDDILQLPQTQESLRRQPQWVESLLEDFLLFVDVYGVFQTLFLGLKDEHLAAQVALRKRDESKVILYVKARKRMAKEMGKLVSTIRCIGVHPQSSETVAVGDAELVGVIGDVIELTVSVSVALFNGISVSFASRKSSWMGLRLSKRAKKDKVEESIEEFQQVGVESLWGLRKKGDEEVRMSLKKMQDLESCIGGIENGSERVFRGLINARVSLLNTLTQ; from the coding sequence atggTGGGTGTTTTTAGACGCTCCCTCTCTTTCCCTAACAAAACTCCCAACCCTCCATCGAAAAAACCCAACTCTCACCACAATAGATCTATTAGTCTTCCATGCAGATCTCACCCTTTGATCTCTCAGCTCAAGGATAAGATCAACGACCTCAAATCTTGGGCTTCCGAGCCTGACACTCGCACTTCAGCTTGGCTCTGTGATGGTTTGAGCCGTCTTAAAAACGTTCATGACTACATTGATGATATTCTCCAACTCCCACAAACCCAAGAATCCTTACGTCGACAGCCTCAGTGGGTTGAGAGCCTCCTTgaagattttcttctttttgttgacGTTTATGGAGTTTTCCAAACATTGTTTTTGGGTCTAAAAGACGAGCATTTGGCGGCACAGGTGGCTTTGAGGAAGAGAGATGAGTCAAAGGTTATTTTGTACGTAAAAGCTCGAAAGCGAATGGCTAAGGAAATGGGAAAGCTCGTGTCAACAATTCGGTGCATTGGGGTTCATCCACAGTCATCAGAGACTGTAGCAGTTGGTGATGCTGAGCTCGTGGGTGTTATTGGCGATGTTATTGAATTGACTGTGTCGGTTTCGGTTGCTCTCTTTAATGGAATATCGGTGTCGTTTGCTTCAAGGAAATCGTCCTGGATGGGGCTGAGGTTGTCCAAGAGAGCAAAGAAAGACAAGGTGGAAGAAAGTATTGAAGAATTTCAACAAGTTGGGGTAGAGAGCTTGTGGGGTTTGAGAAAGAAAGGAGATGAAGAAGTAAGAATGAGTTTGAAAAAAATGCAAGATTTGGAGAGCTGTATTGGTGGTATTGAAAATGGTAGTGAGAGAGTGTTTAGGGGTTTGATCAACGCGAGGGTTTCACTACTCAACACTCTCACACAATAA
- the LOC142622669 gene encoding uncharacterized protein LOC142622669 has translation MEMEKEKEKERDKEEDVENQKQAPNITPMKAVTHDAYGGGMYGTEPGQPKKPVKPPASETQSADGPVEATPKPKHTPPPSTGDRDIDITGQSYIQ, from the coding sequence AtggaaatggaaaaagaaaaggaaaaggagagAGATAAGGAGGAGGACGTTGAGAACCAGAAGCAAGCGCCAAACATAACGCCAATGAAAGCAGTAACCCATGATGCTTACGGTGGAGGAATGTATGGTACTGAACCAGGCCAACCAAAGAAACCAGTAAAGCCACCAGCCAGTGAAACCCAGAGTGCTGATGGGCCTGTTGAGGCCACCCCAAAGCCCAAGCACACCCCTCCTCCCTCCACTGGTGATCGAGATATTGATATCACTGGCCAATCTTACATTCAGTAA